One window of Ziziphus jujuba cultivar Dongzao chromosome 5, ASM3175591v1 genomic DNA carries:
- the LOC107420885 gene encoding uncharacterized protein LOC107420885, with the protein MNTRTKTRLQSAKALPMKNEKKKVDLRGNMPRATTKATSNGRASSRERKLALQQDVDKLKKKLRYEENVHRALERAFSRPLGALPRLPPYLPPQTLELLAEVAVLEEEVVRLEEQVVHFRQDLYQEAVYVSSSKKNKANSADLHDAYQIKNSVSEQSKFLAPNSSNSATRMTKHLRSQSDDRQGKENQSSRYSMKVRKAQTIRTPVKRPPTEQKSAEKRLDPQKLQLECRVRDQESTEAQTTVSESKVSEDDGPNRISENILKCLSSIFLRMGSVKNRVSADSLPSISTLGAQETNHKTEFQDPYGICSEFGTRDIGPYKQLFSIEIDSNKPNRTANSLFLLRRLKLLLGKLASVNLQSLNHQEKLAFWINIYNSCMMNAFLEHGIPESPEMVVALMQKATINVGGQLLNAITIEHFILRLPYHSKFTFSKGAKTDEKTARSIYGLELSEPLVTFALSCGSWSSPAVRIYTATQVENELEVAKREYLQAAVGISSTKFVIPKLLDWYLLDFAKDLESLLDWICLQLPSELGKEGLKCLERGKSESLSQFVQIMPYEFSFRYLLYT; encoded by the exons ATGAATACCAGAACAAAGACTAGGCTTCAGTCTGCCAAAGCTCTTCCAATGAAGAATGAAAAA AAGAAGGTCGATTTGCGTGGGAATATGCCAAGGGCTACCACAAAAGCAACCTCCAATGGGAGAGCATCaagtagagagagaaaattggCGTTACAACAAGAT GTTGATAAGCTGAAGAAGAAGCTTAGATATGAAGAAAATGTTCACAGAGCTTTGGAGAGGGCTTTCTCTAGACCATTGGGAGCTCTACCTCGTCTACCTCCTTATCTCCCACCTCAG ACATTGGAGCTTCTTGCTGAAGTGGCTGTTTTGGAAGAGGAGGTAGTTCGGCTCGAAGAACAAGTTGTTCATTTCAGGCAGGACCTGTATCAGGAAGCTGTGTATGTATCATCCTCCAAGAAGAACAAAGCAAACTCGGCTGATTTGCATGATGCATACCAAATAAAGAATTCTGTATCTGAGCAATCCAAGTTTCTTGCTCCGAACTCCAGCAATTCCGCTACGAGAATGACAAAGCATTTGAGATCCCAATCTG ATGATAGGCAGGGAAAAGAGAATCAATCCAGTAGGTATTCTATGAAGGTGCGTAAAGCTCAAACAATTAGGACACCGGTGAAGAGGCCTCCAACAGAACAGAAATCTGCGGAAAAGCGTTTAGATCCTCAGAAATTGCAG TTAGAATGCAGGGTAAGAGACCAAGAAAGTACAGAAGCACAAACTACTGTTTCGGAGAGTAAGGTCTCAGAAGATGATGGTCCAAACAGAATTTCTGAAAACATATTGAAGTGCTTGTCCAGCATTTTCTTAAGAATGGGTTCGGTGAAGAATCGGGTTAGTGCAGATAGTTTACCCTCCATATCCACATTAGGGGCTCAAGAAACCAATCACAAAACAGAATTTCAAGATCCTTATGGTATCTGTTCGGAATTTGGAACAAGGGATATTGGTCCATATAAGCAATTGTTTTCCATTGAAATCGACTCAAATAAGCCGAATCGAACAGCAAATTCTTTATTCCTTCTTCGCAGGTTGAA ACTACTGCTTGGGAAACTTGCTTCCGTCAATCTGCAGTCTCTCAATCATCAGGAGAAGCTTGCATTCTGGATAAATATCTATAACTCCTGCATGATGAAT GCTTTCCTAGAACATGGAATACCAGAGAGTCCAGAAATGGTTGTTGCACTGATGCAGAAG GCAACAATAAATGTGGGTGGACAATTGCTAAATGCAATAACTAtagaacattttattttaagattGCCTTATCACTCCAAATTT ACATTTTCGAAGGGTGCAAAAACCGATGAGAAGACAGCGAGAAGCATTTATGGACTGGAGTTATCTGAACCATTGGTTACATTTGCACTATCCTGCGGAAGTTGGTCCTCTCCTGCT GTGAGAATCTATACCGCAACTCAAGTAGAGAATGAATTAGAAGTGGCAAAAAGAGAGTACTTACAAGCTGCAGTGGGAATTTCATCAACCAAGTTTGTAATCCCCAAGTTGCTAGATTGGTATTTACTCGACTTTGCAAAGGATTTAGAGTCACTGTTGGATTGGATCTGCCTTCAGCTACCTAGTGAACTAGGAAAAGAAGGTTTGAAGTGTCTTGAAAGAGGAAAAAGTGAGTCTCTTTCACAGTTTGTCCAGATTATGCCGTATGAGTTCAGCTTTAGATATCTTCTATACACGTAA
- the LOC107420916 gene encoding serine carboxypeptidase 1, translating into MIMQLSLLTWRRLVLVLLLCNWCPLYLCKAHQINNLNQLINSRKSKNPPDAQPWVGLEENIMSYSPVYVGNQEGLKESDKIDALPGQPQGVDFDRYAGYVTVDPKAGRALFYYFVESPQNSSAKPLVLWLNGGPGCSSLGYGAMEELGPFRVNRDGKTLIRNEYSWNNEANFIFLESPAGVGFSYSNTSSDYKNVGDKRTAEDSYTFLVNWLERFPQYKTRDLFLTGESYAGHYVPQLAYTILSKNQNKNQTKINLKGIAIGNAWVDENTGVQGMYDYFWAHGLNSDETYAGIHKYCDFASGNSSIECDQYQNQGSNELGNIDIYNIYAPVCNESESESASTASVTEFDPCSSIYVNAYLNLGEVQKALHAKATTWSACSGVGWTDSPTTILPTIKQLIDRGISVWMYSGDTDGRVPVTSTRYSINTFKLPVETAWRPWYSSSEVGGYVVGYKGLTFITVRGAGHMVPSYQPKRSLNLISSFLQGKIPPSS; encoded by the exons atgatcaTGCAGCTTTCACTGCTGACATGGCGGCGTCTGGTGCTGGTGCTTCTACTATGTAATTGGTGTCCTCTATACTTATGCAAAGCCCACCAAATCAACAATCTGAACCAGCTGATCAACTCCAGAAAATCAAAAAACCCTCCCGATGCTCAACCTTGGGTTGGTTTGGAGGAGAATATTATGAGTTATTCTCCAGTCTACGTTGGAAACCAGGAGGGATTGAAGGAGTCTGATAAGATCGATGCTTTGCCGGGACAGCCTCAGGGTGTGGATTTTGATCGGTATGCTGGATATGTCACGGTGGATCCAAAAGCTGGAAGAGCATTGTTCTATTATTTCGTGGAGTCGCCCCAGAATTCTTCTGCCAAACCTTTGGTGTTGTGGTTAAATGGAg GACCGGGATGCTCATCGCTAGGGTATGGAGCCATGGAAGAACTAGGACCCTTCAGAGTGAACAGGGACGGGAAGACACTAATCCGAAATGAATATTCATGGAACAATG aggcaaattttattttcttggagtCCCCAGCAGGAGTGGGGTTTTCTTACTCAAACACATCATCAGACTACAAGAATGTTGGTGACAAAAGAACAGCAGAGGACTCCTACACTTTCCTTGTAAACTGGCTGGAGAGATTTCCTCAATATAAAACCCGCGATCTGTTTCTAACCGGAGAAAGCTATGCCGGACATTACGTCCCTCAGCTTGCTTACACCATCCTCTCCaagaatcaaaacaaaaatcaaaccaaaatcaACCTCAAAGGCATTGCT ATTGGAAATGCGTGGGTGGATGAAAACACTGGCGTACAGGGAATGTATGACTATTTTTGGGCACATGGCTTGAACTCCGACGAAACCTATGCAGGAATTCACAAGTATTGCGACTTTGCCTCGGGTAATAGTTCCATCGAGTGTGACCAATATCAAAATCAAGGGTCCAACGAGTTGGGAAATATTGACATTTACAACATTTATGCTCCAGTTTGCAATGAATCAGAATCCGAGTCCGCCTCAACTGCTTCC GTCACAGAATTTGATCCCTGCTCCAGCATCTATGTCAATGCCTATCTAAATCTTGGGGAGGTGCAAAAAGCTCTTCATGCCAAAGCAACCACTTGGTCAGCTTGCAG TGGTGTTGGATGGACGGACAGCCCAACCACGATTCTACCCACAATAAAGCAGCTCATAGACAGAGGGATTAGTGTTTGGATGTACAG TGGAGACACTGATGGAAGAGTACCGGTAACGTCCACAAGGTACTCCATAAACACCTTCAAGCTACCGGTTGAGACTGCTTGGCGCCCATGGTATTCTAGCAGTGAG GTTGGAGGATACGTAGTTGGGTACAAAGGATTAACATTTATCACAGTTAGGGGAGCTGGGCATATGGTTCCTAGCTACCAACCAAAACGATCACTGAACTTGATCTCATCTTTCCTTCAGGGGAAAATTCCTCCATCGTCCTGA